In one window of Massilibacterium senegalense DNA:
- a CDS encoding YigZ family protein, which translates to MLTSYYTVKPFGIHEINIQKSRFIAHIKRVETEEEAQSFISKIKKEHWNATHNCSCYMIGEHNQVQKANDDGEPAGTAGVPMLEVLKKRRLKNTAVVVTRYFGGVKLGVGGLIRAYSQVTSEGINATGIVRKDLMRTISTTIDYTLLGKVENELRHSHYKLKHIDYLANVTVHTYVKVDEEQNYVEWMTELTNGQGQITMNEVEYLEEEI; encoded by the coding sequence ATGCTTACTTCATATTATACCGTAAAACCGTTCGGAATACATGAAATTAACATACAAAAATCACGATTTATTGCACATATTAAACGTGTGGAGACAGAAGAAGAAGCACAATCCTTTATTTCTAAAATAAAAAAAGAACATTGGAATGCGACACATAACTGTTCATGCTATATGATAGGAGAACATAACCAAGTACAAAAAGCAAATGATGATGGAGAACCAGCAGGAACAGCAGGAGTTCCGATGTTAGAAGTATTAAAAAAACGCAGACTAAAAAATACAGCCGTCGTCGTAACTAGATATTTCGGCGGAGTGAAACTTGGAGTAGGAGGGCTTATACGTGCCTATAGTCAGGTAACTTCCGAAGGAATCAATGCGACAGGAATTGTCAGAAAAGACTTAATGCGAACTATTTCTACTACGATTGACTATACATTATTAGGAAAAGTAGAAAACGAACTACGCCATTCTCACTACAAATTAAAACACATCGACTACCTTGCAAACGTCACTGTCCACACCTATGTTAAAGTCGATGAAGAACAAAACTATGTCGAATGGATGACTGAATTAACAAACGGACAAGGTCAAATAACCATGAATGAAG